Proteins encoded by one window of Acuticoccus sp. MNP-M23:
- a CDS encoding DNA polymerase III subunit chi has product MAEVMFYHLEHQELEDVLPVLLEKTLARGWKAVVELPDAARLETLDRHLWVFREDSFLPHASEREDSGEQQPVWLTTGRTNPNGAAVRFLAGGAEPEAVADYARVILLFSSDDEAAIARARQHWKPLKAAGHDCTYWQQTLAGGWTKKA; this is encoded by the coding sequence ATGGCCGAGGTGATGTTCTATCACCTTGAGCATCAGGAGCTCGAGGATGTTCTCCCCGTGCTCCTGGAGAAGACGCTCGCGCGCGGCTGGAAGGCAGTGGTCGAACTGCCGGACGCTGCGCGCCTTGAAACGCTGGACCGTCACCTCTGGGTCTTCCGCGAGGACAGCTTTCTGCCCCACGCCAGTGAGCGCGAGGATTCGGGCGAGCAGCAGCCTGTCTGGCTGACGACGGGCCGGACCAACCCCAACGGCGCAGCGGTGCGCTTTCTGGCGGGCGGCGCCGAGCCGGAGGCGGTGGCGGACTATGCCCGCGTGATCTTGCTGTTCTCGTCGGACGATGAAGCGGCCATTGCGCGTGCGCGCCAGCACTGGAAGCCGCTGAAGGCCGCGGGCCACGATTGCACCTACTGGCAGCAGACCCTTGCGGGCGGCTGGACCAAGAAAGCCTGA
- a CDS encoding ribonuclease HII, with translation MERPSRYRQIVCGVDEAGRGPWAGPVVVAAVILDRASPIHGLDDSKKLSAHRREVLFGEIMASSWVAVATVGCDRIEAMNIRGATLHGMTLAIGGLALRPTLALIDGNALPPGCPVKARALVGGDGRSASIAAASIVAKVTRDRLMVRLARACPGYGFEAHKGYGTARHREALDRLGPSIHHRRGFAPIRAALAARLQAAL, from the coding sequence ATGGAGCGGCCATCGCGTTACCGGCAGATCGTCTGCGGTGTCGATGAGGCGGGGCGCGGGCCGTGGGCGGGGCCCGTTGTGGTGGCCGCCGTGATCCTCGACCGCGCATCCCCCATTCATGGGCTCGACGATTCCAAGAAGTTGAGCGCACACCGGCGCGAGGTTCTGTTCGGCGAGATCATGGCGTCCTCCTGGGTGGCCGTTGCCACTGTGGGCTGCGATCGGATCGAAGCGATGAATATCCGCGGCGCCACGCTTCATGGCATGACGCTGGCGATTGGCGGGCTGGCGCTCCGGCCGACCCTTGCCCTCATCGACGGCAACGCGCTGCCGCCCGGCTGCCCGGTGAAGGCACGGGCCCTGGTGGGCGGCGACGGGCGGTCTGCCTCCATTGCCGCGGCCTCCATCGTGGCCAAGGTGACGCGGGACCGGCTGATGGTGCGGCTGGCGAGGGCGTGTCCCGGCTACGGCTTCGAGGCGCACAAGGGCTACGGCACGGCGCGTCACCGCGAAGCGCTCGACCGGCTCGGCCCCTCCATCCACCACCGCCGGGGTTTTGCGCCCATCCGCGCAGCGCTCGCTGCAAGGCTGCAGGCTGCCTTGTAG
- a CDS encoding PA0069 family radical SAM protein — protein sequence MAVSLNIARTQKPGRGAGINPDGRFEPERRAKADDGWGTDPEADLPPLRTRVTDEAARTIITRNASPDIGFDRSINAYRGCEHGCVYCFARPSHAYLGLSPGLDFETRLYAKPNAAALLERELSAPSYKPRSIAIGTNTDPYQPIERTRRITREILEVLARVRHPVGIVTKSDLVLRDLDILGPMAADNLTKVGLSVTTLDPHLARLMEPRAPTPKKRLAAIAALSAAGVPVSALIAPIIPAINDHEIEDIVAAVAEAGATRVNFVMLRLPHEVSDIMRDWLGRHFPDRARRVMSVMQAMRGGKDYDARWGHRQRGEGPFADAIAARMALASKRHGLDVGSLRLRTDLFQPPQRERAQLELF from the coding sequence ATGGCCGTATCACTGAACATAGCGCGAACTCAAAAGCCGGGGCGCGGTGCGGGCATCAACCCGGACGGCCGGTTCGAGCCTGAGCGGCGGGCCAAGGCGGACGACGGCTGGGGCACCGACCCGGAGGCCGACCTGCCGCCGCTGCGCACCCGCGTGACCGACGAGGCGGCGCGCACCATCATCACCCGCAATGCATCGCCCGACATCGGCTTCGACCGGTCGATCAACGCCTATCGCGGCTGCGAGCACGGTTGCGTCTACTGTTTCGCACGGCCTTCCCACGCCTATCTCGGCCTGTCGCCCGGCCTCGATTTCGAGACGCGGCTCTACGCCAAACCGAACGCTGCGGCGTTGCTGGAGCGGGAGCTTTCAGCGCCCTCCTACAAGCCCCGCTCCATCGCCATCGGCACCAACACCGACCCCTACCAGCCCATCGAGCGAACCCGCCGCATAACCCGAGAGATCCTGGAGGTTCTGGCGCGCGTGCGGCACCCGGTCGGCATTGTCACGAAGTCCGATCTGGTGCTGCGCGACCTCGACATTCTGGGCCCGATGGCCGCCGACAACCTCACCAAGGTCGGCCTTTCGGTGACAACGCTCGACCCGCACCTTGCCCGCCTGATGGAGCCGCGCGCGCCGACGCCGAAGAAGCGGCTTGCCGCCATCGCGGCACTCAGCGCAGCGGGTGTGCCGGTCAGCGCCCTCATTGCGCCGATCATCCCCGCCATCAACGACCACGAGATCGAGGACATTGTGGCCGCCGTTGCCGAGGCCGGCGCAACCCGCGTGAACTTTGTGATGCTGCGCCTTCCGCACGAGGTGAGCGACATCATGCGCGACTGGCTCGGCCGGCATTTTCCGGACCGGGCACGGCGGGTGATGTCGGTGATGCAGGCGATGCGCGGCGGCAAGGATTACGACGCCCGCTGGGGCCACCGCCAGCGCGGCGAAGGCCCGTTTGCCGACGCGATTGCAGCGCGCATGGCGCTGGCGTCCAAGCGGCACGGCCTTGATGTCGGCTCGCTGCGGCTGCGCACGGACCTGTTTCAGCCGCCGCAGCGGGAGCGCGCGCAACTGGAGCTCTTTTAG
- the moaB gene encoding molybdenum cofactor biosynthesis protein B, which yields MPKIDETRPFHAVNFRVITVSDSRTPATDKSGDTLADRIEAAGHTLCARTIVPDDADAIRAAVMDGVDDPGTDVVLTTGGTGFTGRDVTPEALEPLFTKRMEGFSAVFHALSFGKIGTSTIQSRATAGLIGTTFVFVLPGSPGACRDAWDGVFAQQFDFRFRPCNFVEIMPRLAER from the coding sequence ATGCCGAAAATCGACGAAACACGGCCATTTCATGCGGTCAATTTTCGGGTGATCACCGTCTCCGACAGCCGCACGCCAGCCACGGACAAATCCGGCGACACTCTGGCAGACCGCATCGAAGCCGCAGGCCACACCCTTTGCGCACGGACCATCGTGCCGGACGATGCGGATGCCATTCGCGCCGCCGTGATGGATGGCGTGGACGACCCCGGCACCGATGTCGTGCTGACCACCGGCGGCACGGGCTTTACCGGGCGGGACGTGACGCCGGAGGCGCTGGAGCCGCTTTTCACCAAGCGGATGGAGGGCTTTTCGGCCGTGTTTCACGCTCTCTCGTTTGGAAAGATCGGCACCTCCACCATCCAGTCGCGCGCCACCGCCGGGCTGATCGGGACCACGTTCGTATTCGTGCTGCCGGGGTCGCCGGGGGCGTGCCGCGATGCGTGGGACGGCGTCTTCGCCCAGCAGTTCGACTTCCGCTTCCGCCCCTGCAACTTTGTCGAAATAATGCCGCGCCTCGCCGAACGATAG
- a CDS encoding NADP-dependent malic enzyme — protein sequence MTDQPTALDLAALAYHSREPAGKLEIKATKPLATQRDLSLAYSPGVAAPCLEIARDPLTALDYTARGNVVAVITNGTAVLGLGAIGPLASKPVMEGKAVLFKKFANIDGIDIEVDETNIEKFCDIVAALEPSFGGINLEDIRGPDCFAIEEELKKRMAIPVFHDDQHGTAIIVSAAVLNGLRISGKNLSEMRIVTAGAGAAALSCLNLLLSLGAKLENIIVTDIDGVVHEGRNESMDPWKAKFARTTELRTLREAMVGADIFLGLSAAGIVKPEMVKDMAERPMVLALANPTPEIMPDLVKEIRPDALICTGRSDFPNQVNNVICFPYLFRGALDAGATAINEEMKLAAVEAIASLARERPTEEVARAYGGVVSTFGPEYLIPAPFDPRLILRIAPAVAKAAAETGVAQRPIADMAAYSERLARFVFRSGSIMKPLFASAAAANSTNRIVFAEAEDERVLRAAEILLEEGFGTPVLIGRRRVMEARAERAGLTRVPHDAEQIDPEDDPRYREYVDEYFGLVGRKGVTPSAARTVVRTNTTVIGALAVLRGEADALICGAEGSYKSHVKAIAQVIGVEEGVSNLAALSLLLSDRETLFLVDTMVSDHPSPKQIAEMTMLAAEKVRAFGITPRVALLSASHFGSRDVASAVQMREALAILRKLAPDLEVDGEMNGEDALIESVRNRAMPDSPLTGSANLLVFPNIDSAHIAMTLLQGVTDALHVGPILLGTRLSAHITTQSTTARGILNLTAIAIADAASRKSRSAEG from the coding sequence ATGACCGACCAGCCCACCGCACTCGACCTTGCCGCGCTCGCCTATCACAGCCGGGAGCCTGCCGGAAAGCTAGAGATCAAGGCCACGAAGCCGCTGGCCACCCAGCGCGATCTCTCGCTGGCCTACTCGCCGGGCGTCGCCGCGCCCTGCCTCGAAATTGCGCGCGATCCGCTGACCGCGCTCGACTATACCGCGCGCGGCAACGTGGTCGCCGTCATCACCAACGGCACGGCGGTGCTGGGGCTAGGCGCCATCGGGCCGCTGGCCTCCAAGCCGGTGATGGAGGGCAAGGCCGTCCTCTTCAAGAAGTTCGCCAACATCGACGGCATCGACATCGAGGTCGACGAGACGAACATCGAGAAATTCTGCGACATTGTGGCAGCGCTCGAACCGTCCTTCGGCGGCATCAACCTTGAAGACATTCGCGGGCCGGACTGCTTTGCCATCGAGGAAGAGCTGAAGAAGCGGATGGCGATCCCCGTCTTCCACGACGACCAGCACGGCACCGCGATCATCGTGTCCGCGGCGGTCCTCAACGGTCTGCGCATCTCCGGCAAGAACCTCAGCGAGATGCGCATCGTGACGGCGGGCGCGGGGGCGGCGGCGCTGTCCTGCCTCAACCTACTTCTGTCGTTGGGCGCAAAACTCGAAAACATCATCGTCACCGACATTGACGGCGTGGTCCACGAGGGCCGCAACGAGAGCATGGACCCGTGGAAGGCGAAATTCGCGCGCACCACGGAGCTGCGTACGCTGCGTGAAGCGATGGTGGGGGCCGACATTTTCCTCGGCCTGTCCGCCGCCGGCATCGTGAAGCCGGAGATGGTCAAGGACATGGCCGAGCGGCCGATGGTTCTGGCGCTCGCCAACCCCACGCCCGAAATCATGCCTGACCTCGTGAAGGAAATCCGCCCGGATGCGCTGATCTGCACCGGCCGGTCCGATTTCCCCAACCAGGTCAACAACGTCATCTGCTTCCCCTACCTCTTCCGGGGCGCGCTGGATGCCGGCGCGACGGCGATCAACGAAGAGATGAAGCTCGCCGCCGTCGAGGCCATCGCCTCGCTGGCGCGCGAGCGGCCGACCGAGGAAGTCGCGCGGGCCTACGGCGGTGTCGTCTCGACGTTCGGGCCGGAATATCTCATCCCGGCGCCGTTCGACCCGCGGCTGATCCTGCGCATTGCACCGGCCGTCGCCAAGGCTGCGGCCGAGACCGGCGTTGCCCAGCGGCCCATCGCGGACATGGCGGCCTACAGCGAGCGTCTTGCCCGCTTCGTGTTCCGCTCCGGCTCCATCATGAAGCCGCTGTTCGCCTCGGCTGCCGCGGCCAACAGCACCAACCGCATCGTGTTCGCCGAAGCCGAGGACGAGCGCGTGCTGCGCGCTGCGGAGATCTTGCTGGAGGAGGGCTTCGGCACGCCCGTGCTCATCGGTCGCCGCCGGGTCATGGAAGCGCGGGCCGAACGTGCCGGGCTCACCCGCGTGCCGCACGACGCCGAGCAGATCGACCCCGAAGACGATCCCCGCTACCGCGAGTACGTGGACGAGTATTTCGGCCTCGTCGGCCGCAAGGGGGTGACGCCCAGCGCAGCGCGCACCGTGGTGCGCACCAACACCACCGTGATCGGCGCGCTCGCGGTGCTGCGCGGCGAGGCCGATGCGCTGATCTGCGGCGCCGAAGGCTCCTACAAGTCCCACGTGAAGGCCATTGCGCAGGTGATTGGCGTGGAGGAGGGCGTGAGCAACCTTGCCGCCCTCTCGCTGCTCCTGTCGGACCGGGAAACACTGTTCCTGGTGGATACCATGGTCAGCGACCACCCGTCGCCCAAGCAAATTGCCGAGATGACAATGCTCGCGGCCGAAAAGGTGCGCGCGTTCGGCATCACGCCGCGGGTGGCGCTCCTGTCGGCGTCGCACTTCGGCTCGCGTGACGTCGCCTCGGCTGTGCAGATGCGCGAGGCGCTCGCCATCTTGCGCAAGCTGGCGCCGGATCTGGAGGTGGACGGCGAGATGAACGGTGAGGATGCGCTGATCGAGAGCGTGCGCAACCGCGCGATGCCCGATAGTCCGCTGACGGGGAGCGCCAACCTCCTGGTCTTCCCCAACATCGATTCGGCGCACATCGCGATGACGCTGCTTCAGGGCGTGACCGACGCGCTGCACGTCGGCCCGATCCTTCTGGGCACCCGCCTTTCGGCGCACATCACCACCCAGTCCACCACCGCCCGCGGCATTTTGAACCTGACGGCCATTGCCATTGCGGATGCAGCCTCCCGCAAAAGCCGCAGTGCGGAGGGCTAG
- a CDS encoding lytic murein transglycosylase, with the protein MFARSTILRLAGGAALAAITLGAGTLTNVRPAAADAFSNCVAGKWSAARSAGVSRATFDAATRNLRPDKTTLKFANKQAEFVKPIWEYLDTAVSDKRVSTGRQMLRKHGSTLKQIGARYQVDPEVVLAIWGMETSYGSYMGDHNAVQAAATLACMGGRRNTFWTKQFAAALKIAQDGHVPLNKMNSSWGAAMGHTQFIPTSWQAYAADFDGDGKRDIWRSIPDAFASTANYLKKAGWNYQQTWGYEVAIPSNFDHSKADGKKKRSLREWSSLGIKRTNGRPWPRPSDQAYLYYPAGAKGPAFLMLKNFDVIKRYNNADAYALGVGHLADRIVGGGDFSQSWPRNERPLSRAEVREMQSILTRRGFPTGGIDGSVGPNTRKAIRNYQKKAGAIPDGFASNQFLSDLRRQ; encoded by the coding sequence ATGTTCGCCAGATCGACGATTTTGCGCCTTGCGGGGGGCGCGGCTCTTGCCGCCATCACGTTGGGGGCTGGAACGCTCACCAATGTACGTCCGGCAGCCGCGGACGCGTTTTCCAATTGCGTTGCCGGCAAATGGTCCGCGGCGCGCAGTGCAGGCGTCAGCCGCGCCACATTCGACGCGGCGACCCGCAATCTCCGGCCCGACAAGACCACGCTGAAATTCGCCAACAAGCAGGCCGAATTCGTCAAGCCGATCTGGGAATATCTGGATACGGCCGTCAGCGACAAGCGCGTTTCCACCGGCAGGCAGATGCTGCGCAAGCACGGTTCGACGCTGAAGCAGATTGGCGCGCGCTACCAGGTCGACCCGGAAGTGGTGCTGGCGATCTGGGGGATGGAGACCAGCTACGGCTCCTACATGGGCGACCACAACGCGGTGCAGGCAGCAGCGACGCTGGCCTGCATGGGCGGCCGCCGTAACACCTTCTGGACCAAGCAGTTTGCCGCTGCGCTGAAGATCGCGCAGGACGGCCACGTTCCGCTGAACAAGATGAACTCGTCCTGGGGCGCCGCGATGGGCCACACGCAGTTCATTCCCACAAGCTGGCAGGCCTACGCTGCTGACTTTGATGGCGACGGCAAGCGCGACATCTGGCGCTCGATCCCCGATGCGTTTGCCTCCACCGCCAACTACCTCAAGAAAGCCGGCTGGAACTACCAGCAGACCTGGGGCTACGAGGTGGCGATCCCATCGAACTTCGACCACTCGAAGGCCGACGGCAAGAAGAAGCGCTCGCTGCGCGAATGGTCGAGCCTCGGCATCAAGCGCACCAATGGACGGCCCTGGCCGCGCCCGTCCGATCAGGCCTATCTCTACTATCCTGCCGGGGCGAAGGGACCTGCGTTCCTGATGCTGAAGAACTTCGATGTCATCAAGCGCTACAACAACGCCGATGCCTACGCGCTGGGCGTCGGGCATCTGGCGGACCGGATTGTGGGCGGCGGTGATTTTTCACAGAGCTGGCCGCGCAACGAACGTCCGCTGTCTCGCGCCGAAGTGCGCGAAATGCAGTCGATCCTGACGCGGCGCGGGTTCCCCACCGGCGGGATCGACGGCAGCGTTGGCCCCAATACGCGCAAGGCGATCCGCAACTACCAGAAGAAGGCCGGCGCCATTCCCGACGGGTTCGCCTCCAACCAGTTCCTGTCGGACCTGCGCCGCCAGTAA
- a CDS encoding N-acetylmuramoyl-L-alanine amidase, producing MPVFVPSPNFDVRSGPPDMVVLHYTDMEDAAGAQAWLCNPESRVSAHYLIGADGKVTQMVREEDRAWHAGVSHWDGSSDVNSRSIGIELDSPGHRPGPPSFPAAQMAALLTLLEAICSRWSIAPRNVVAHSDVAPLRKIDPGEGFPWSQLIEAGLALGVKAVPPADDVTAPSLFAALNRCGYKMPDDDAEAAALVRAFHRRMRPDAVDAQADGLTLALARAFADAVAADRAADPHR from the coding sequence GTGCCGGTCTTCGTCCCCTCCCCCAATTTCGACGTGCGCTCCGGCCCGCCGGACATGGTGGTCCTCCATTATACCGACATGGAAGACGCTGCCGGCGCGCAGGCTTGGCTGTGCAACCCGGAAAGCCGGGTCAGCGCCCACTACCTCATCGGCGCAGACGGCAAGGTGACGCAGATGGTGCGTGAGGAAGACCGCGCCTGGCACGCCGGTGTCTCGCACTGGGACGGCTCCAGCGACGTCAACAGCCGCAGCATCGGCATCGAGCTCGACAGTCCGGGCCACCGGCCGGGCCCACCGAGCTTTCCCGCTGCGCAAATGGCGGCGCTCCTCACCCTGCTTGAAGCGATATGTTCTCGGTGGAGTATTGCACCGCGCAACGTGGTGGCCCACTCGGACGTGGCGCCGCTGCGCAAGATCGACCCGGGCGAAGGCTTTCCATGGTCGCAGCTGATCGAGGCCGGGCTGGCGCTGGGGGTGAAGGCCGTCCCCCCGGCTGACGACGTCACGGCGCCCTCGCTGTTCGCGGCATTGAACCGGTGCGGCTATAAAATGCCGGACGATGATGCCGAGGCCGCGGCGCTGGTGCGCGCCTTTCACCGGCGGATGCGGCCGGATGCCGTGGATGCCCAAGCCGACGGGCTCACGCTGGCGCTTGCCCGCGCCTTTGCCGATGCGGTGGCTGCCGATCGGGCAGCCGATCCGCACCGCTGA
- a CDS encoding DnaJ family molecular chaperone — MGAWDFFARAVQSMGAAGSEAFDRLRGAVGTGPQAREAAFSMAVVALAAKMARADGVVTMSEATTFWSRFDVPPDAVKPIRRLFELAQQDVAGFEAYAQKIADLFPDDDAVREDILDILFTIAAADGVLHEAEDAFLTRVAEIFALDGVRVNRVKARHLSPDGDPYALLGVSPNMPLDEIRRKWRELVTEHHPDMLIARGVPPEFVKIANDRLAVINAAYEAIVRHAE, encoded by the coding sequence ATGGGCGCGTGGGACTTCTTCGCAAGGGCCGTGCAGAGCATGGGCGCAGCCGGCAGCGAAGCGTTCGACCGGCTGCGCGGCGCCGTCGGCACCGGACCGCAGGCGCGCGAAGCCGCGTTCTCCATGGCCGTGGTGGCGCTGGCGGCCAAGATGGCCCGCGCGGACGGTGTGGTCACAATGTCGGAGGCCACCACCTTCTGGAGCCGGTTCGACGTGCCGCCCGATGCCGTCAAGCCGATCCGCCGGCTGTTCGAGCTTGCCCAGCAGGACGTTGCCGGCTTCGAGGCCTACGCCCAGAAGATCGCGGACCTCTTCCCCGACGACGACGCGGTGCGCGAGGACATTCTGGATATCCTCTTCACCATCGCGGCCGCCGATGGCGTGCTCCACGAGGCCGAGGATGCCTTCCTTACGCGCGTTGCGGAGATATTCGCGCTGGACGGGGTGCGCGTGAACCGCGTCAAGGCGCGCCACCTCAGCCCGGACGGCGACCCCTACGCTCTCCTCGGCGTCAGCCCCAACATGCCGCTGGATGAGATCCGGCGCAAATGGCGCGAACTTGTCACCGAACATCACCCCGACATGCTGATCGCGCGCGGTGTGCCGCCCGAGTTCGTGAAGATCGCGAACGACCGGCTGGCCGTCATCAACGCCGCCTACGAGGCGATCGTCCGCCACGCGGAATGA
- a CDS encoding alpha/beta fold hydrolase: protein MTRADWGSTDLGGTIGTLHAGAKLRVAHWPGAADGPGTVVLVQGRGEFIEMYSETIADLNDRGFAVIAFDFRGQGGSARRVRTGGHIDSYRHYVEDLCAVVRHAAQLGLPRPYTLLAHSMGGLVATLATPVLASEVDRVVSVAPLFRIARLPMPSGMVAALSWIGARVGLSRTLVTKARPLPDMTTFADNRITSDPARYSAFCKLAADNPGLMIGPPTFGWLSATFRAMGQARRMQNGLLPVPSLFIACGADRVVSPVAIDVFARNVKGGGIVIMRHARHQLLLERDHLRNLFFAAFDAFVTNQPADAKRKKARRAGRGLKFVVGRTGNPVPPRASLPQSGDELPLAPLPQAEPAATVAAIDPQPAVQAAPDTGDADAAAEDIGDTSVAGRFDNLRERIEAGRKHTAQLSRVDAETGAGTAEAEPTVPGPLRTRIAPPRPVKRGRGAKPARRR from the coding sequence GTGACGAGAGCGGACTGGGGCTCCACGGATCTCGGCGGCACGATCGGGACGCTCCACGCCGGAGCGAAGCTGCGCGTTGCCCATTGGCCGGGCGCAGCGGACGGGCCGGGCACGGTGGTGCTGGTCCAGGGCCGCGGCGAATTCATCGAAATGTACAGCGAGACCATTGCCGATCTCAACGATCGCGGCTTTGCCGTCATCGCGTTTGATTTTCGCGGCCAGGGCGGCTCGGCGCGAAGGGTGCGCACCGGCGGCCACATCGACAGCTACCGCCATTATGTGGAGGACCTGTGTGCCGTGGTCCGCCATGCCGCGCAGCTCGGCCTGCCGCGACCCTACACGCTGCTCGCCCACTCCATGGGCGGCCTTGTCGCCACCCTGGCCACCCCCGTTCTGGCAAGCGAGGTCGACCGCGTCGTCTCCGTCGCCCCGCTGTTCAGGATTGCGCGGCTGCCGATGCCCTCTGGCATGGTTGCCGCGCTCTCGTGGATCGGCGCCCGTGTGGGCCTCTCGCGCACCCTCGTCACCAAAGCGCGGCCGCTCCCGGACATGACGACGTTCGCAGACAACCGGATCACCAGCGATCCGGCACGGTATTCTGCGTTCTGCAAGCTGGCTGCGGACAATCCGGGCCTCATGATCGGCCCGCCGACCTTCGGCTGGCTGAGCGCCACATTCCGCGCCATGGGCCAGGCGCGGCGGATGCAGAACGGCCTTTTGCCGGTGCCATCGCTGTTCATCGCCTGCGGGGCGGACCGTGTGGTTTCGCCCGTCGCCATCGACGTGTTTGCCCGCAACGTCAAAGGCGGCGGGATCGTCATCATGCGCCACGCCCGCCACCAGCTCCTTCTGGAGCGTGACCACCTGCGCAACCTGTTCTTTGCCGCGTTCGATGCGTTCGTCACCAACCAGCCGGCGGACGCAAAACGGAAAAAGGCGCGCCGCGCCGGCCGCGGGCTGAAATTTGTGGTGGGTCGCACCGGCAACCCGGTGCCGCCCCGTGCGTCGCTTCCCCAAAGTGGCGATGAATTGCCGCTGGCGCCGCTGCCGCAGGCAGAACCTGCCGCAACTGTGGCGGCGATCGACCCGCAACCGGCGGTGCAGGCAGCACCCGATACCGGCGATGCCGACGCCGCAGCCGAGGACATCGGCGACACGTCCGTCGCTGGCCGCTTCGACAACCTGCGCGAGCGGATCGAAGCCGGGCGCAAGCACACAGCGCAACTATCCCGCGTCGATGCCGAAACGGGTGCCGGGACTGCAGAGGCGGAACCGACCGTGCCGGGTCCGCTTCGCACGCGGATTGCGCCGCCACGGCCGGTGAAACGCGGCCGCGGCGCCAAGCCGGCGAGGCGCCGCTGA
- a CDS encoding Hsp20 family protein: MRQFDLTPLYRSTVGFDRLFSLLDNQTGVNQTPSYPPYNIERVTDDEYRITMAVAGFKEDELTVEVKENTLTVTGAKAETDDNNENMLYRGIAARAFERRFQLADHVFVTGAALDHGLLHVSLKREVPEAKKPRIVQIEGGTKAIDASAS, from the coding sequence ATGCGTCAATTCGATCTCACCCCACTTTACCGTTCCACCGTCGGTTTCGACCGTCTGTTTTCGCTTCTGGACAACCAGACCGGCGTCAACCAGACCCCGTCCTACCCGCCCTACAACATCGAGCGGGTGACCGACGATGAGTACCGCATCACCATGGCAGTGGCCGGCTTCAAGGAAGACGAGCTGACCGTCGAGGTGAAGGAAAACACGCTCACCGTGACCGGCGCCAAGGCCGAAACGGACGACAACAACGAGAACATGCTGTACCGCGGCATTGCCGCACGTGCGTTCGAGCGCCGTTTCCAGCTTGCCGACCACGTTTTCGTGACCGGTGCCGCTCTGGATCACGGCCTGCTCCACGTCTCCCTCAAGCGGGAAGTGCCGGAGGCCAAGAAGCCCCGCATTGTCCAGATCGAGGGCGGCACCAAGGCGATCGACGCCAGCGCATCGTAA
- a CDS encoding manno-octulosonate cytidylyltransferase has translation MSVVVAIPARYQSVRYPGKPLVALKGATGKSRSLVERTFLAAVEAKGIDRVIVATDDSRIAAHANQFGAEVMMTSPKCRNGTERCAEVLSRISPTPELMINVQGDAPLTPPDFVEALVSGIGSQDVATPVLRCDMQILSRFRSDRRNGRVGGTLAVMDRDNRALYFSKELIPYADGIESEAAARTVFHHVGLYAYTPKALSQYLSWEPGILEMREGLEQLRFLENGASIACVEVEAKGRPFWELNNPVDVERIEQALVGAGIA, from the coding sequence ATGAGTGTCGTCGTCGCCATTCCGGCGCGCTACCAGTCTGTCCGTTATCCCGGCAAGCCGCTTGTGGCGCTCAAGGGAGCCACCGGCAAATCGCGCTCGCTGGTGGAGCGCACCTTCCTTGCCGCCGTGGAGGCCAAGGGGATCGACCGGGTGATCGTCGCCACCGACGATTCGCGCATTGCCGCCCACGCCAACCAGTTTGGCGCCGAGGTGATGATGACGTCCCCCAAATGCCGCAATGGCACGGAGCGCTGCGCGGAGGTTCTGTCCCGCATCTCGCCGACGCCCGAATTGATGATCAACGTGCAAGGGGATGCACCGCTGACGCCGCCCGATTTTGTGGAGGCGCTGGTATCGGGGATCGGCTCGCAAGACGTCGCCACTCCGGTCCTGCGCTGCGACATGCAGATCCTCAGCCGCTTTCGGAGCGACCGGCGCAATGGCCGGGTTGGCGGGACGCTGGCGGTGATGGACCGGGACAACCGGGCGCTTTATTTCTCCAAGGAGCTGATCCCCTACGCGGACGGGATCGAGAGCGAGGCCGCTGCGCGCACCGTGTTCCACCACGTTGGCCTTTATGCCTACACGCCCAAGGCGCTGTCGCAATATCTGTCCTGGGAGCCCGGCATTCTGGAAATGCGCGAGGGGCTGGAGCAGCTGCGCTTTCTGGAAAATGGCGCATCCATCGCCTGCGTGGAGGTGGAGGCCAAGGGGCGGCCGTTCTGGGAGCTGAACAACCCGGTGGACGTGGAGCGCATCGAGCAGGCGCTGGTGGGCGCCGGCATCGCGTGA